The following are from one region of the Canis lupus familiaris isolate Mischka breed German Shepherd chromosome 30, alternate assembly UU_Cfam_GSD_1.0, whole genome shotgun sequence genome:
- the LOC102152879 gene encoding proteasome subunit alpha type-1-like, producing MFCNHYDNDVTVWSPQGRIHQTEYAMEAVKQGSATVGLKSKIHAVLVALKRAVRASAHRKKILHVDNHIGISIAGRTADARLLCNFMRQECLDSRFVFDRPLPVSRLVSLIGSKTQIPKQRYGRRPYGVGLCTAGHDDMGPHIFQTCPSANYFDCRTMSIGARSQSARTYLERQMSGFMECNLNELVKYGLCALRETLPTEQDLTTKNVSIGIVGKDLEFAIYDDDDISPFLESLEERPQRKAQPAQPADEPEKADDPMGSIKSQTSLYVYYQMQEPLLMTIIYTWNQKTQCSLMICFRNQSRCVFPK from the coding sequence ATGTTTTGCAACCACTATGACAATGATGTCACTGTTTGGAGCCCTCAGGGCAGGATTCATCAAACTGAATATGCAATGGAAGCTGTCAAACAAGGTTCAGCCACAGTTGGTCTGAAATCAAAAATCCATGCAGTGCTGGTTGCATTGAAGAGAGCAGTCAGAGCTTCAGCTCATCGGAAGAAAATTCTCCATGTTGATAACCATATTGGTATCTCAATTGCGGGACGTACTGCTGATGCTAGACTGTTATGTAATTTTATGCGCCAGGAGTGTTTGGATTCCAGATTTGTATTTGACAGACCTCTTCCTGTGTCTCGTCTTGTATCTCTAATTGGAAGCAAGACTCAGATACCAAAACAACGATATGGCCGGAGACCATATGGTGTTGGACTGTGTACTGCTGGCCACGATGACATGGGCCCTCACATTTTCCAAACCTGTCCATCTGCCAACTATTTTGACTGTAGAACCATGTCCATTGGAGCACGTTCTCAATCAGCTCGTACTTATTTGGAGAGACAGATGTCTGGGTTTATGGAGTGCAATTTGAATGAACTGGTTAAATATGGTCTGTGTGCCTTACGAGAAACACTTCCTACAGAACAGGACCTAACTACAAAGAATGTTTCCATTGGAATTGTTGGTAAAGACTTGGAGTTTGCgatttatgatgatgatgatatatcTCCATTCCTGGAAAGTCTTGAAGAAAGaccacagagaaaggcacagcCTGCTCAACCTGCTGATGAACCAGAAAAGGCTGATGACCCAATGGGGAGCATTAAGTCACAAACCAGTCTATATGTGTATTATCAAATGCAGGAACCCTTACTGATGACAATAATCTATACTTGGAACCAAAAGACGCAGTGTAGTCTTATGATATGTTTTAGGAATCAGTCCAGATGTGTTTTTCCCAAGTAA